A part of Bacteroidia bacterium genomic DNA contains:
- a CDS encoding mandelate racemase/muconate lactonizing enzyme family protein produces MNNNTNSTPAPEKNHPRRDFLKKASLGGLSLGMLTFAPIEEAVAYSTQKVSRLSSPSDLKITDMRYCVVSNGGGYCPIIRIDTNQGITGWGEVRDGATWRYAMFLKSRLLGKNPCNVELLFKTIKQFGFHGRQGGGVCGVEMALWDITGKAFGVPVYQLLGGKYRDKVRLYADTPRVDDKAQFAATMKDRVENKGYTFLKMDFGIEFLKGIPGTVVNSNFWDIGRQWENTPMTYGGTEHPFTGIQITDKGLEIICEYIAGVRDAVGYDVPLASDHYGHFGVNDCIRLAKAVEPYRLAWLEDLIPWKFTDMWKEITMSTTVPTITGEDIYLKEEFIKLIDHRAVDMIHPDLATSGGILETKRIGDYAEERGVPMAMHFAGSPISFMANVHCAAATQNFVALEHHSVDVPWWNDLVTAKHTLIEKGFAIVPDTPGLGVELNEEVAKEHLREKEFFQPSKEWDEIRSWDRLWS; encoded by the coding sequence ATGAACAATAATACTAATTCTACTCCCGCACCCGAAAAAAATCATCCAAGGCGAGATTTTTTGAAAAAAGCAAGTCTTGGCGGGCTTTCTCTCGGGATGCTCACTTTTGCACCGATTGAAGAAGCTGTCGCGTATTCTACGCAAAAAGTTTCCAGATTATCATCGCCTTCCGACCTGAAAATTACGGATATGCGCTACTGCGTAGTATCCAATGGCGGCGGCTATTGCCCGATTATCCGCATTGATACCAATCAGGGGATTACCGGATGGGGCGAGGTTCGCGACGGTGCAACCTGGCGTTATGCCATGTTTCTAAAAAGTCGTCTCCTCGGCAAAAATCCCTGTAATGTAGAACTACTGTTTAAGACCATCAAACAGTTTGGCTTCCACGGAAGACAGGGCGGTGGCGTCTGCGGCGTCGAGATGGCTCTTTGGGACATTACCGGCAAAGCATTTGGTGTACCTGTGTATCAACTTCTTGGGGGTAAATATCGCGACAAAGTCAGGCTATATGCTGATACGCCAAGAGTAGACGATAAAGCCCAGTTTGCTGCAACAATGAAAGACCGGGTGGAAAACAAAGGCTATACCTTCCTGAAAATGGACTTTGGAATTGAGTTTCTGAAAGGTATTCCCGGTACGGTCGTAAACTCCAATTTCTGGGATATTGGCCGGCAATGGGAAAATACGCCCATGACATATGGCGGTACAGAACACCCTTTCACAGGAATTCAGATTACAGACAAAGGTCTTGAAATCATTTGTGAATATATCGCCGGTGTACGCGATGCCGTAGGATACGATGTTCCGCTGGCCTCTGACCACTACGGTCACTTCGGGGTAAATGACTGTATCCGGCTGGCAAAAGCTGTTGAGCCTTATCGCCTCGCATGGCTGGAAGACCTTATCCCGTGGAAATTCACAGATATGTGGAAGGAAATCACCATGTCAACCACCGTTCCTACCATTACGGGAGAAGATATTTATCTTAAGGAAGAATTTATCAAACTGATCGACCACCGCGCAGTGGATATGATTCACCCCGACCTCGCAACTTCCGGCGGTATTCTCGAAACGAAACGAATCGGTGATTATGCAGAAGAAAGAGGCGTACCGATGGCCATGCACTTTGCAGGTTCTCCCATTTCTTTTATGGCCAATGTACATTGTGCCGCAGCTACACAAAACTTTGTAGCACTGGAGCATCACTCCGTGGATGTGCCCTGGTGGAATGATCTGGTTACAGCAAAACATACCCTCATCGAAAAAGGATTTGCAATTGTGCCTGATACCCCCGGACTAGGTGTAGAGCTGAATGAAGAAGTAGCAAAAGAACACCTTCGCGAGAAAGAATTTTTCCAGCCTTCCAAAGAATGGGATGAAATCCGTTCATGGGACAGGCTTTGGAGTTAA
- a CDS encoding demethoxyubiquinone hydroxylase family protein yields the protein MPAPIDIKKRTEFFIRDLHARENMRLGWYRQFGINEDKVRYLRERKSRHTAFLHDLLRKRGISPAWYARSFYLMGHAFGFFSAFFPQKFMDWIEQTLEFWILERYKKYLREMTLDAALRSMIESLQLKRLTHNEPSPDVITLVENFINEQEKGLQLKS from the coding sequence ATGCCTGCACCAATAGACATCAAAAAGCGAACCGAATTTTTTATACGAGATCTTCACGCCCGTGAAAACATGCGGCTGGGCTGGTACCGGCAGTTTGGTATAAATGAGGATAAGGTCCGTTATCTGCGTGAAAGAAAGTCAAGGCACACGGCATTTCTACATGATCTATTGAGAAAACGAGGAATTAGCCCTGCATGGTATGCGCGCAGTTTTTATCTTATGGGACATGCATTCGGCTTTTTTTCTGCATTTTTCCCGCAAAAGTTCATGGACTGGATTGAGCAGACACTGGAGTTCTGGATTCTGGAGAGATATAAAAAATACCTGAGGGAAATGACCCTCGATGCGGCCCTCCGATCGATGATAGAATCGCTTCAGTTAAAGCGTCTTACGCACAATGAACCTTCTCCGGACGTGATTACATTGGTTGAAAATTTTATCAACGAGCAGGAGAAAGGCCTTCAACTGAAGTCCTGA
- a CDS encoding c-type cytochrome domain-containing protein: MQQTPDFLIFLGRFHPLVVHLPIGLLLIAFVLEILSRRKKYEAFKESVSFILLMGAISAVLSVILGLMLAQGGGYNETTLGLHKWMGIGVAVFSVLSWLIKTRPGLLNGALNKAYLPLFAISSLMLLLGGHFGGSLTHGSDYLVQYAPPIVRTMAGLPAEREEEELKPIENIAEAKVFADIIHPMVKARCQSCHNEDKMKGDLRLDTQEMWLEGGEDGPLFVAGKSDESEIYKRITLPEDHDDHMPPDGKRPLTKDQIEMIRWWIDSGAPFDKTVAELTVPENIQPLLAKLGPGGDISEKPTGIFALSVPPANEEAMQNLQQEGALVMAIAQDINFLQVQIKRDSTPFGNEEMQLLLPLAGQITWLDLRYASPDDYSVLAQLKNLSRLHLEQTAVKDEDLVHISKLEHLEYLNLYGTEITNEGLKHLEQLTNLKSLYLWQTKVDKSAVDALIAKIPGLKVDMGLELQAGLRTSVEGLSPAR, from the coding sequence ATGCAGCAGACACCTGATTTTCTGATATTCCTCGGCAGATTTCACCCATTGGTTGTCCACCTTCCCATCGGACTGCTATTGATTGCTTTTGTGCTGGAGATCCTCAGTCGCCGGAAAAAATATGAGGCTTTTAAAGAATCTGTTTCATTTATTCTGCTCATGGGAGCAATCAGTGCGGTGCTCTCTGTGATTTTAGGACTGATGCTGGCGCAGGGCGGCGGGTATAACGAAACCACCCTGGGACTGCATAAATGGATGGGTATAGGTGTGGCCGTATTTTCGGTACTTTCCTGGCTCATCAAAACACGTCCGGGCTTGCTGAATGGAGCACTGAATAAAGCCTACCTTCCGCTTTTTGCAATCAGTTCGCTGATGCTGTTGCTGGGCGGGCATTTTGGCGGATCGCTTACCCACGGGTCAGATTACCTGGTACAGTATGCCCCGCCTATTGTCAGGACAATGGCCGGTCTTCCCGCGGAGCGGGAGGAAGAAGAGCTCAAACCTATTGAAAATATTGCCGAAGCCAAGGTATTTGCAGACATCATTCACCCGATGGTGAAGGCCCGCTGCCAAAGCTGTCACAATGAAGACAAGATGAAAGGCGACCTTCGCCTCGACACACAGGAAATGTGGCTCGAAGGCGGAGAAGACGGCCCTTTATTTGTCGCGGGAAAATCTGACGAAAGTGAAATCTATAAAAGAATCACCCTTCCCGAAGATCACGACGATCATATGCCGCCAGATGGAAAGCGCCCGCTGACCAAAGATCAGATCGAAATGATCCGCTGGTGGATTGATTCGGGAGCGCCTTTTGATAAAACCGTTGCAGAGCTGACTGTCCCGGAAAATATTCAGCCCCTTCTCGCCAAACTTGGACCCGGAGGAGATATTTCAGAAAAACCCACCGGAATTTTTGCGCTTTCTGTTCCGCCCGCAAATGAAGAGGCTATGCAAAATCTTCAACAGGAAGGTGCGCTGGTGATGGCGATTGCGCAGGACATTAACTTTCTGCAGGTGCAGATCAAACGGGACAGTACCCCTTTTGGAAATGAAGAAATGCAACTTCTGCTTCCGCTTGCCGGCCAGATTACCTGGCTCGATTTGCGGTATGCGTCTCCCGACGACTATTCGGTTTTGGCTCAATTGAAAAATCTGAGCAGACTACACCTGGAGCAAACGGCGGTGAAAGATGAAGACCTGGTTCATATTTCCAAACTTGAACATCTGGAATACCTGAACCTGTATGGAACCGAAATTACCAATGAAGGCTTAAAACATCTGGAACAACTTACCAACCTGAAATCACTCTATCTCTGGCAGACAAAAGTAGATAAGTCAGCGGTTGACGCGCTGATAGCGAAAATTCCGGGGCTGAAAGTGGATATGGGGCTTGAGTTGCAGGCAGGACTCAGGACTTCAGTTGAAGGCCTTTCTCCTGCTCGTTGA
- a CDS encoding CUB domain-containing protein yields MKLHEPVYSRLFCRTTLMFLFVVAFSFTLKAQSPDYTAFFDEAYSKYPDIPRGVLEAVAYTNTRMNHVRPTEESCQGLPEYYGVMGLVADGKGYFNNTLTRVSELSGFSERDIIESPRINILAYAAAYAAVQQNKRLQRTSVESHEPVLAELSEIPFDNSPTQSFAFDQQFYSVLKEMESPHSDTQHRLSRRIDFQKVFGAENYRVLSAPSIRISNERVSGSDGAVYTAPGARTADCTASRDKANYNGAIWNAADSKNYGSREGEKIQYVTIHTVQGSYASAIAWFRNPAARVSTHYIVRASDGQITQMVCEEDRAFHVKTDNSTSIGIEHEGFIDDGGAWYTNEMYESSAALVRDICQRNGINMLQTFGGPPTKGVRTLTNTCYKVKGHQHFRDNNHVDPGPFWDWDRYYRLINPEPAPVTFTDKKGDIYDTGGANGNYGDQDRITYLIKPKDATTVSVSFRHFDLEGTPEKPYDYIDIFDGENINGKYIGRFTGNKLPPAFTALSGAVFMEFRSDCQVNKTGWQISYQSGKKDADCTNPTGLTASNIFPMGVTLGWDGGADEYLVYLSRKLEDKWALYKTSSNSITVTGISANGLYQWQVQSVCGKDTSAMIGESFTTPNIGREGTPQTYTVRLNRGRFYDSGGSFSGYANGENYMYRIIPPDGGKVQLKFSSFETEAGLDELVVYDGPGVNSPEIGRYSGNTLPPTITSSGNALTLLFTSDNRTNAPGWLASWNSIGGDNSGTTAGTGNTGNSGNTGNTGNTGNSGNTGNNGNTGNTGNTGNTNPPLPADDGTFETDIKYHISTPETAPILNASYNSDFTLKFDDKDRSGRGLVNQFYNIAYQTSSGFHTNTNLGFFYDDFNGGFDSHWKSVAGNWQVVNGRLTQTNVSLGNTNLYADLKQTNKDTYVYHWKAKMTGASENRRSGIHFFCSKPENPDRGTSYFVWIRDTEDKDYVEIYKTVNDQFDRKMMKEISLETSKVYDYKVIYNPVKGRIEVYIDNNYIGAWVDPYPLFAGNAISLRSANCIVTYDDIQVYKQRDKSVPVKVGNGANDDLPANGGFIVNSLVVDRNIRWSRVGTGSSRIGNGPATGETPTNSGDESGTNSGGTSSSGSSSANGDFTYSPVIPTGGQTFYLPSDYDGRIWDANRSLGFLLDEFPGTGPHPDWKKLNGAWQVKDGALRQMDEDATNSNIYISLSQQNNTAYLYHWRTKIESLGENRRFGLHFFCSDATKSNRGDSYFVWFRNNETQPDKVEIYRVDENSFPSFRKASFITLTPNEWYDCKVLFDPTTGKIDVWLNNQNVLSWQDDRTPHRAGNAISLRTGNSKVQFDDLRVYQLSPGRNIRVTVGQAENDMLRFKSSGGRPAGKIYTLPMESSGRWGEVKAEDIVVK; encoded by the coding sequence ATGAAACTTCATGAACCGGTTTATTCCCGCCTTTTTTGTCGCACAACTTTAATGTTTCTTTTTGTTGTCGCTTTTTCCTTCACCCTAAAGGCCCAGTCGCCTGATTATACCGCTTTCTTTGATGAGGCTTACAGTAAATACCCCGATATTCCCCGTGGTGTATTGGAGGCTGTCGCCTATACCAACACGCGAATGAACCACGTCCGCCCGACAGAGGAAAGTTGTCAGGGTTTGCCCGAATATTATGGGGTGATGGGGCTGGTAGCAGACGGAAAAGGTTATTTCAACAATACCCTTACCCGCGTATCTGAGTTGTCCGGCTTTTCGGAAAGAGATATTATAGAGAGTCCGCGAATCAATATTCTTGCATACGCGGCTGCTTATGCAGCTGTACAGCAAAACAAGCGATTGCAGCGCACCTCCGTCGAATCGCATGAACCTGTACTGGCAGAACTCAGCGAAATTCCGTTTGACAATTCGCCCACCCAATCTTTTGCCTTCGACCAGCAATTTTACTCTGTGCTGAAAGAAATGGAGTCTCCGCATTCGGATACACAACACAGACTCAGCCGCCGGATAGACTTCCAAAAGGTATTTGGTGCTGAAAACTATCGTGTACTCAGCGCACCTTCCATCAGAATTTCCAATGAAAGGGTTAGTGGTTCCGATGGGGCCGTTTATACCGCGCCGGGTGCCCGTACAGCTGATTGTACCGCTTCCCGCGACAAAGCCAATTATAACGGTGCGATATGGAACGCCGCGGATTCTAAAAATTACGGCTCCCGCGAAGGGGAAAAAATCCAGTATGTAACGATTCATACTGTACAGGGATCTTATGCCAGTGCTATTGCATGGTTCAGAAATCCTGCGGCACGGGTTTCCACACACTATATCGTTCGGGCTTCCGACGGTCAGATTACTCAGATGGTATGCGAGGAGGACCGGGCATTTCATGTCAAAACCGACAATTCAACGTCTATCGGCATCGAACATGAAGGGTTTATTGACGACGGCGGTGCCTGGTACACCAATGAGATGTATGAAAGTTCGGCGGCCCTGGTAAGGGATATCTGTCAGCGAAACGGCATCAATATGCTTCAGACTTTCGGTGGTCCGCCTACTAAAGGTGTCCGTACCCTGACCAATACGTGCTATAAAGTCAAAGGGCATCAACATTTCAGAGACAATAACCATGTGGATCCGGGACCCTTCTGGGACTGGGATCGATATTACCGGCTCATCAATCCAGAGCCAGCGCCCGTAACTTTTACTGATAAGAAGGGGGATATTTACGATACTGGTGGAGCAAATGGTAACTATGGAGATCAGGACAGAATCACCTACCTGATCAAACCGAAGGATGCCACAACTGTATCTGTCAGTTTTCGCCATTTTGATCTGGAAGGAACACCGGAAAAGCCCTATGACTATATTGATATTTTTGACGGGGAAAATATCAACGGAAAATACATCGGCAGATTTACCGGAAATAAACTCCCACCAGCATTTACGGCACTGAGTGGTGCAGTTTTTATGGAATTCCGTTCAGACTGCCAGGTAAATAAAACCGGCTGGCAGATTTCCTACCAATCCGGAAAAAAGGATGCTGACTGTACAAATCCGACAGGGCTTACCGCCAGCAATATATTCCCCATGGGAGTTACCCTTGGATGGGATGGCGGAGCAGACGAATACCTCGTGTATCTCAGCCGCAAACTGGAGGATAAATGGGCGCTTTACAAAACCAGCAGCAACAGTATTACAGTAACCGGAATCAGCGCCAACGGATTGTATCAGTGGCAGGTACAATCTGTGTGCGGGAAAGATACATCGGCCATGATCGGCGAAAGTTTTACTACTCCCAATATTGGCAGGGAGGGTACCCCGCAGACCTATACCGTAAGGCTTAACCGCGGCAGATTTTATGACTCCGGCGGCTCATTTTCCGGATATGCCAATGGAGAAAATTATATGTACAGAATCATTCCCCCGGACGGTGGTAAGGTTCAATTGAAGTTTTCAAGCTTTGAAACAGAAGCCGGACTCGACGAACTCGTAGTCTATGACGGCCCGGGCGTAAATTCTCCTGAAATCGGAAGGTATTCAGGCAATACCCTGCCACCGACCATTACCTCTTCAGGCAATGCACTTACCCTTCTATTTACCTCCGACAACCGCACCAATGCACCGGGGTGGCTGGCTTCGTGGAACAGCATCGGCGGAGACAACAGCGGCACAACCGCCGGAACCGGCAACACAGGTAACTCCGGTAATACAGGCAACACGGGAAATACAGGCAATTCCGGGAATACCGGGAATAATGGAAATACGGGTAACACCGGAAATACAGGCAACACAAATCCGCCCCTCCCGGCAGATGACGGCACCTTTGAGACTGATATCAAATATCATATCAGCACACCCGAAACAGCCCCGATTCTCAACGCTTCCTACAATTCTGATTTCACCTTAAAATTTGATGACAAAGACAGAAGCGGAAGAGGACTGGTCAATCAGTTTTATAATATCGCCTATCAGACCAGTTCGGGGTTCCACACCAATACCAACCTCGGATTTTTCTACGACGATTTTAACGGAGGTTTTGACAGCCACTGGAAATCTGTTGCCGGTAACTGGCAGGTGGTGAATGGGCGATTAACCCAAACCAACGTCTCCCTTGGCAATACCAACCTATACGCCGATCTCAAACAGACCAATAAAGACACCTACGTTTACCACTGGAAAGCGAAGATGACGGGTGCGTCCGAAAACCGGCGGTCGGGCATTCATTTTTTCTGTAGCAAACCCGAAAACCCTGACAGAGGCACGTCTTACTTTGTGTGGATCAGGGATACGGAGGACAAAGATTACGTGGAAATCTACAAAACAGTCAATGATCAGTTTGACCGTAAAATGATGAAAGAAATTTCGCTTGAGACCAGCAAGGTATATGACTATAAAGTCATTTATAACCCGGTCAAGGGCAGAATTGAAGTCTATATCGACAACAACTATATCGGTGCCTGGGTAGATCCCTATCCGCTTTTCGCTGGAAATGCGATCTCCCTTCGCAGTGCAAACTGTATTGTCACCTATGACGATATACAGGTCTATAAACAGCGCGACAAATCTGTGCCTGTAAAAGTTGGCAATGGAGCCAATGACGATCTGCCTGCAAATGGAGGATTTATCGTCAACTCTTTGGTTGTGGATCGCAACATACGCTGGTCAAGAGTGGGCACCGGCAGTTCCCGCATTGGCAACGGGCCTGCCACCGGCGAGACTCCGACCAATAGCGGAGATGAAAGTGGAACAAATTCCGGTGGAACCTCATCCTCAGGCTCGTCTTCGGCGAACGGCGATTTCACCTATTCACCCGTAATTCCTACAGGCGGACAAACCTTTTATCTCCCCTCCGACTATGACGGAAGGATCTGGGACGCAAACAGATCATTGGGATTTTTGCTGGATGAATTTCCCGGTACGGGCCCTCATCCCGACTGGAAAAAACTCAACGGCGCATGGCAGGTAAAAGATGGCGCGTTGCGGCAAATGGATGAAGACGCCACCAACTCCAATATTTACATTTCGCTCAGCCAGCAAAACAATACAGCCTATCTATATCATTGGCGAACAAAAATCGAATCACTTGGTGAAAACCGGCGGTTTGGCCTGCATTTTTTCTGTAGTGATGCGACGAAGAGCAATCGCGGCGATTCTTATTTTGTGTGGTTCCGGAATAATGAAACCCAGCCCGATAAAGTGGAAATTTACAGGGTAGATGAAAATAGCTTTCCTTCGTTCCGGAAGGCCTCATTTATCACCCTTACTCCCAATGAGTGGTACGACTGTAAAGTGCTGTTTGACCCCACAACCGGGAAAATAGATGTATGGCTCAACAACCAAAACGTCTTGTCGTGGCAGGATGACCGCACACCACACCGGGCGGGAAATGCCATTTCATTACGTACGGGCAATTCGAAGGTGCAATTTGACGACCTGCGGGTGTATCAACTGAGTCCGGGCCGCAATATACGGGTGACCGTAGGCCAGGCAGAAAATGATATGTTGCGCTTCAAGAGCAGCGGCGGGCGACCAGCGGGAAAAATCTACACGCTTCCGATGGAAAGCAGCGGGCGCTGGGGAGAGGTAAAGGCAGAGGATATTGTGGTGAAATAA